A single genomic interval of Mucilaginibacter robiniae harbors:
- a CDS encoding VIT1/CCC1 transporter family protein — MHREHHINSSEIIRDIVIGMSDGLTVPFALAAGLSGAVNVTGIVVTAGLAEIVAGSIAMGLGGFLAGKTDADHYISELKREYDEVERIPEQEKEEVKQVFAEFGLSTDLQQQIANEMSKDKDKWVEFMMRYELGLERPDPKRAGKSALTIGGSYIVGGIIPLSPYIFIHDATEALSGSCIITVIALFIFGYFKSKLTGQPPVSGAIKVVVIGALAAGAAFLLARAINNH, encoded by the coding sequence ATGCATCGCGAACACCACATCAACAGCTCGGAAATTATCAGAGACATTGTAATTGGTATGTCCGACGGATTGACTGTACCCTTTGCATTGGCAGCAGGGCTAAGCGGAGCCGTCAATGTTACCGGGATTGTTGTGACAGCCGGTCTGGCCGAAATAGTTGCAGGTTCTATCGCTATGGGCCTCGGCGGATTTTTAGCCGGCAAAACCGACGCTGACCATTATATTTCCGAATTGAAAAGAGAATATGATGAAGTGGAACGCATACCCGAACAGGAAAAAGAAGAGGTAAAACAGGTTTTTGCCGAATTTGGCTTATCAACTGATCTACAGCAGCAGATCGCGAATGAAATGTCGAAAGACAAAGATAAGTGGGTGGAGTTTATGATGCGCTACGAACTTGGTTTAGAACGACCAGATCCCAAACGGGCTGGAAAAAGCGCGTTAACCATTGGGGGGTCTTACATTGTCGGCGGTATTATACCGCTATCACCTTATATCTTTATCCATGACGCTACCGAAGCGTTAAGCGGCTCATGCATAATAACGGTGATCGCTTTATTTATTTTCGGTTATTTTAAAAGTAAACTAACCGGGCAGCCGCCAGTTAGCGGTGCTATTAAAGTGGTTGTGATCGGCGCTTTGGCTGCCGGAGCTGCCTTTTTATTGGCAAGAGCTATTAATAATCATTAA
- a CDS encoding AraC family transcriptional regulator, which translates to MVAQPHRFNSLSEVHAAFGLPKPLHPLISIVDGIHNRIEVKFTAESHITSFYKITYTAKVSGKVKYGQSYYDFDEGGLLFAAPNQLMGGSEHNGPYSGYSLFIHPDFLMGYPLAKKIKQYGFFSYATNEALHLSETEQSTIIITLKSIETELSLPIDELSQDVLISQIELLLNYSNRYYKRQFITRKAVHTDLLQKLETLLEDYISSEQGIPTVHCLAEQLAVSPSYLSDLLRVLTGQNAQQHIHEKLIEKAKEQLTTTSLSVAEIAYQLGFEHPQSLSRLFKIKTCMSPLEFRALFH; encoded by the coding sequence ATGGTAGCACAACCCCACCGGTTCAATTCTCTATCAGAAGTGCATGCGGCGTTCGGACTACCCAAGCCGCTGCACCCGCTAATCAGCATTGTGGATGGCATTCATAACCGTATCGAAGTAAAGTTCACTGCGGAATCTCATATCACCAGCTTTTACAAGATCACTTATACGGCCAAGGTCAGCGGCAAAGTAAAATACGGGCAAAGCTATTATGACTTTGATGAGGGCGGCCTGCTGTTTGCCGCGCCTAACCAGCTCATGGGCGGCAGCGAACATAATGGTCCTTATTCCGGCTACAGCCTGTTTATCCATCCCGACTTTCTAATGGGCTATCCACTGGCTAAAAAGATCAAACAGTATGGGTTCTTTTCTTATGCGACTAATGAAGCGCTGCACTTATCAGAGACAGAGCAAAGCACGATCATCATCACGCTGAAAAGTATAGAAACCGAGTTAAGCCTTCCTATAGATGAATTAAGCCAAGATGTATTGATTTCTCAAATTGAGCTGTTACTTAACTATAGCAACCGCTATTATAAGCGGCAGTTCATCACCCGTAAAGCGGTTCATACGGATTTACTGCAAAAACTGGAAACCTTATTGGAGGATTACATCAGCAGTGAACAGGGAATACCGACGGTTCACTGCCTGGCGGAACAACTGGCGGTATCGCCAAGCTACCTGAGTGACCTGCTACGGGTGCTCACCGGCCAGAATGCCCAGCAGCATATTCATGAGAAGCTGATCGAAAAGGCCAAAGAACAGCTCACCACCACCAGTTTGTCGGTTGCGGAGATTGCCTACCAGTTGGGATTTGAACATCCGCAATCGCTGAGCCGTCTCTTTAAAATCAAGACCTGTATGAGCCCTTTGGAGTTCCGGGCTTTGTTCCATTAA
- a CDS encoding SDR family NAD(P)-dependent oxidoreductase, translating to MKNEITNKRLALVTGANQGVGLQVVKELVAAGHTVLLGSRDLAKGEAAAREVGEGAMALQMDVTDQASIAAAAAFVQQTFGYLDLLVNNAAISNVNKGNLSLQEYGKLTRASNIPLKEVRGIWETNVFGVLAVYQAMLPLLRKSAEPRIVNVSSGVGSLTANADPAYPYRAMYSPGYAASKTALNAITLAMMIELENTHIKVNLVSPGFTSTALNGFEGTESIEDGSREVVRVALFGPEEPSGTFTRWENVNIPW from the coding sequence ATGAAAAACGAAATAACAAACAAACGCTTGGCGCTGGTGACCGGGGCTAACCAGGGTGTAGGCCTGCAGGTGGTGAAAGAATTAGTGGCAGCCGGGCATACCGTCCTGCTGGGTTCACGTGATCTGGCCAAAGGCGAAGCTGCCGCCCGTGAAGTGGGCGAAGGTGCCATGGCTTTACAGATGGACGTAACCGATCAGGCCTCCATTGCAGCCGCGGCTGCTTTTGTACAACAAACATTCGGCTACCTGGATCTGCTGGTGAACAATGCCGCCATCTCCAATGTCAATAAAGGAAACCTCTCGCTGCAGGAATATGGCAAACTCACCCGGGCCAGTAATATCCCGCTGAAGGAAGTCCGCGGCATTTGGGAGACCAATGTGTTCGGCGTACTGGCTGTTTACCAGGCCATGCTGCCGCTGCTGCGTAAATCAGCCGAACCACGGATTGTGAATGTGTCCAGCGGGGTAGGTTCGCTGACCGCGAATGCCGATCCTGCTTATCCGTACCGCGCGATGTACAGCCCGGGCTATGCCGCCTCCAAGACGGCGCTGAACGCCATTACCCTGGCGATGATGATTGAACTGGAAAACACCCATATAAAAGTTAACTTAGTATCTCCGGGATTTACGAGTACAGCACTGAACGGCTTTGAAGGCACGGAATCCATTGAGGACGGCTCCCGCGAAGTGGTACGGGTGGCACTGTTTGGTCCGGAAGAACCGTCGGGTACTTTCACCCGCTGGGAAAATGTAAACATACCATGGTAG
- a CDS encoding helix-turn-helix domain-containing protein — MLNQQIYHFRTIAEYHRAAGLPNPAHPLICVVHMDDLTRPLAEGTFSLIYDFYSISMKRVNNVKFKYGRQVSDFDEGVLFFMSPGQVFGMEIEKGSVIHRPEGWMILIHPDFIWNTALAKNIKQYEFFDYSVYEALYLSDKEEAMLTAIIGQIEQEYSSHIDRFSQSVIVAQLELLLTYSERFYQRQFITRRVASNELLTRMEDFLSGYFSSGALGKKGLPSVALIADTLNISPGYLSSLLKSLTGQSTQQHLHDKLIELAKEKLSTTNLSVSEIAYELGFEHLQSFSKLFKTKTSLSPIEFRHSFN, encoded by the coding sequence ATGCTTAATCAGCAGATTTACCACTTCCGAACGATAGCCGAATATCACCGGGCCGCAGGCCTGCCCAACCCTGCACACCCGCTAATCTGTGTAGTGCACATGGATGACCTGACCCGGCCTCTTGCCGAGGGTACATTCAGTTTGATCTATGACTTTTATTCGATCTCGATGAAAAGGGTGAATAATGTTAAATTCAAATACGGCAGGCAGGTCAGCGATTTTGATGAAGGCGTACTGTTTTTTATGTCTCCCGGCCAGGTATTCGGGATGGAGATTGAAAAGGGCAGCGTCATACACCGACCTGAAGGCTGGATGATTTTGATCCATCCTGATTTTATATGGAACACGGCTCTGGCTAAGAATATTAAGCAATATGAGTTTTTTGACTACTCGGTGTACGAGGCACTTTACCTGTCGGACAAAGAAGAAGCGATGCTTACCGCTATTATAGGGCAGATTGAGCAGGAGTATAGTAGCCATATCGATCGTTTCAGCCAAAGTGTAATTGTTGCACAGCTGGAACTATTACTGACGTATTCAGAAAGGTTCTACCAGCGCCAGTTCATCACCCGGAGGGTTGCCAGCAATGAATTGCTGACACGGATGGAAGATTTTTTATCCGGTTATTTCAGCAGCGGTGCGCTGGGGAAAAAGGGCCTGCCAAGCGTTGCGCTCATTGCTGATACATTAAATATTTCACCAGGTTACCTGAGCAGCCTGCTGAAATCTTTAACCGGCCAAAGCACCCAGCAGCATTTGCACGACAAATTGATTGAATTAGCGAAAGAAAAGCTTTCAACTACCAACCTTTCGGTCAGCGAAATTGCTTATGAACTGGGGTTTGAGCACCTGCAGTCCTTCAGTAAATTATTCAAGACCAAAACCAGCCTTTCTCCTATAGAGTTCCGGCATTCTTTTAATTAA
- a CDS encoding SDR family oxidoreductase, whose product MKIIVTGSLGNISKPLTEVLVGQGHEVTVVSSDPNKREAIESLGAASAIGSIADVQFLTDTFTGADAVYAMIPLSFSEPDLGDYLRRIAQNYLQALQQAGPRRVVVMSGWAADLTRSENIEHIFDDLKTSLTIMRPAAFYTNFYQSIDLIKGKGFIGKFLTLRYVGLRALLTGKTGLLMGNYGGEDRIVFVSPKDIADAVAEEILLLPQGKNIRYVGSEEMTCNEAAKIIGSAVGKPWLKWVLLSDKDMLQGLKMAKVPDKLAETLVEMQAAMHSGKALENFHRARPKMGKIKLADFAREFALVYHQK is encoded by the coding sequence ATGAAAATTATTGTAACCGGTTCCTTAGGCAACATCAGTAAGCCGCTGACTGAAGTTTTAGTTGGCCAGGGACATGAGGTGACGGTTGTCAGCAGCGACCCTAATAAGCGGGAAGCTATTGAAAGTCTTGGTGCTGCATCAGCTATAGGCTCTATAGCTGATGTTCAATTTCTGACTGACACCTTCACCGGCGCTGATGCCGTTTATGCCATGATTCCCCTGAGTTTTTCTGAACCCGACCTGGGCGATTATCTGCGGAGGATAGCTCAAAACTACTTACAAGCTTTGCAGCAGGCCGGCCCCAGGCGTGTGGTCGTGATGAGCGGCTGGGCGGCCGATCTGACCCGCAGTGAGAATATAGAGCATATTTTTGATGATTTAAAAACCTCACTCACCATTATGCGGCCAGCAGCGTTTTATACTAATTTTTACCAGTCCATAGATTTAATTAAAGGCAAGGGTTTTATCGGCAAATTCTTAACGTTGCGGTACGTAGGGCTTAGAGCTTTACTGACCGGTAAGACCGGATTATTGATGGGCAACTATGGCGGCGAGGACCGGATTGTTTTTGTATCGCCTAAAGACATCGCGGATGCTGTTGCTGAAGAGATTTTATTACTACCTCAAGGAAAAAACATCCGCTATGTAGGCAGCGAGGAGATGACCTGCAACGAGGCGGCAAAAATCATAGGCTCAGCGGTAGGTAAGCCCTGGCTAAAATGGGTACTGCTATCTGACAAGGATATGCTGCAAGGCTTAAAGATGGCCAAAGTGCCTGATAAACTGGCAGAAACCCTGGTAGAAATGCAGGCAGCGATGCACAGCGGCAAAGCATTAGAGAATTTTCACCGGGCCCGGCCTAAAATGGGGAAAATAAAACTGGCTGATTTTGCCAGAGAGTTTGCCCTGGTTTATCATCAGAAATAA
- a CDS encoding SDR family oxidoreductase: MRVFVTGATGFIGTAIVQELLSAGHQVLGLARSDASAQKLAAAGAEVLRGDLEDLESLKKGAAASEGVIHAGFIHDFTRLKEVCAADEKAIETIGQVLAGSNRPLIVTSGTALVSPGKLATEDVIPAVNPAWPRASERAADAVAAHGVRAATIRLSPSVHGNEDKHGFVPILINIAREKGFSAYIGEGENRWNAVHRLDAAHLFRLALENAEPHARYHGSAEEGIPVRFIAEAIGKQLNLPVKSIAPETAPEHFGWFAHMAAVDCPASSQWTQEHLNWRPTHAALLADIENGIYTG; the protein is encoded by the coding sequence ATGCGTGTATTTGTAACAGGAGCCACGGGCTTTATTGGTACTGCCATCGTGCAGGAATTATTAAGTGCAGGTCATCAGGTTCTGGGCTTGGCCCGGTCAGACGCTTCTGCCCAAAAGCTGGCAGCAGCAGGTGCCGAAGTTCTTCGCGGAGATCTGGAAGATCTCGAGAGTCTGAAGAAAGGTGCTGCAGCAAGTGAGGGTGTGATCCATGCAGGCTTTATTCACGACTTCACCCGATTAAAAGAGGTTTGCGCGGCAGATGAAAAAGCCATCGAAACTATAGGCCAGGTGCTGGCAGGCTCAAACCGGCCCTTGATTGTTACTTCCGGTACTGCGCTGGTAAGCCCGGGAAAACTGGCTACAGAAGATGTTATCCCCGCTGTCAATCCAGCTTGGCCCCGGGCATCAGAACGTGCGGCTGATGCAGTAGCTGCACATGGTGTAAGAGCGGCCACTATCCGCTTATCGCCATCTGTGCATGGCAATGAGGACAAGCACGGCTTTGTTCCCATTCTGATAAATATCGCCCGTGAAAAAGGCTTCTCCGCTTACATTGGTGAAGGAGAGAACCGGTGGAACGCCGTACACCGGTTAGATGCTGCCCATTTGTTCCGTCTGGCACTGGAAAATGCTGAACCCCATGCCCGTTACCATGGTTCTGCCGAGGAAGGTATTCCAGTTAGGTTTATTGCCGAAGCGATTGGCAAGCAACTTAACCTTCCTGTAAAATCTATTGCCCCCGAGACTGCCCCCGAACATTTTGGCTGGTTTGCACATATGGCTGCAGTTGATTGTCCCGCATCAAGCCAATGGACACAGGAGCACTTAAACTGGCGCCCTACGCACGCTGCATTACTTGCAGATATTGAAAACGGTATTTATACCGGATAA